One Cytophagales bacterium DNA window includes the following coding sequences:
- a CDS encoding divalent metal cation transporter, with the protein MITFSKFRYYASQSGPGWIQAAVTLGGGTLVSALYLGVIGGYQFLWLQPLAMLFGYVMLVAISHVTLSKSNQEDRPFKLIERHVSKFLAWGWLIASVVANVVFCSAQFALGTDALQGSLGLLKDETYVITFLLFLFGMVMMWLFSRESKISQLLDKVIKVLVAIIVLCFFAATLSLAFNGDIQFSALLSGLIPDFTALFHPTGAYNAYISHTGAYQTFWENYISGSQRDIIIGAFGTAVGINMTFLLPYTLQKRGWGKADRELARFDLFFGLFIPFILGASFLIIVTASQFHAQRDSLVNEQAFHQVIDQRLSAEYPQFSSLSDSAKEQLRNNLPQADNDLSTMLAKRTVTDLSISLRPILGDWSKLIFGVGVLAMAISTMLVHMMINGYAIAEALGQPKNAQFFIIGAFIPAFTGFLSPILWSGAIKTSLAVPASVIATTLLPIAYLVFLLLMNSKKALDDELPAKRLLPNIAMILAFVIATFASFWAIWAKVNSVNPLESNLGWVGMIGLPALMVLGIVSFFKKEKS; encoded by the coding sequence ATGATTACATTTTCCAAATTCCGTTATTACGCAAGTCAAAGTGGCCCAGGTTGGATTCAGGCAGCAGTCACCCTCGGAGGAGGGACACTAGTTAGTGCTTTGTACCTGGGAGTTATCGGAGGATATCAGTTCCTTTGGTTGCAGCCCCTTGCCATGTTGTTTGGCTATGTCATGCTGGTGGCCATCAGCCACGTGACGTTAAGTAAATCCAATCAAGAAGACCGCCCGTTCAAGCTGATTGAACGGCACGTATCTAAATTCCTGGCCTGGGGTTGGTTGATCGCAAGTGTGGTGGCCAATGTCGTGTTTTGTTCCGCGCAATTTGCGCTGGGCACCGATGCCTTACAGGGAAGCCTTGGACTATTGAAAGACGAAACTTACGTCATTACCTTTCTGCTTTTTCTTTTTGGAATGGTCATGATGTGGCTGTTTTCCAGAGAAAGCAAGATCTCTCAATTGTTGGATAAGGTCATTAAAGTACTGGTAGCCATCATTGTGCTATGTTTTTTCGCAGCGACCTTATCCTTGGCTTTCAATGGTGATATCCAGTTTTCAGCTTTGCTAAGTGGTCTGATCCCTGATTTTACTGCACTTTTTCATCCCACAGGAGCTTACAATGCCTATATCTCACACACAGGAGCTTATCAAACATTTTGGGAAAACTACATTTCCGGTAGCCAACGCGATATCATTATCGGGGCTTTTGGTACGGCCGTAGGGATCAATATGACCTTCCTTTTACCTTATACCTTGCAAAAAAGAGGCTGGGGAAAGGCAGATCGGGAATTGGCCCGATTCGATCTGTTTTTTGGCTTATTCATCCCATTCATATTAGGAGCGTCCTTCTTAATCATTGTCACTGCCTCGCAGTTCCATGCTCAGCGAGACAGCCTCGTCAATGAACAGGCTTTCCACCAGGTGATAGACCAACGGCTGTCAGCGGAATATCCTCAATTTTCATCGCTGAGTGATTCAGCGAAAGAACAATTAAGGAATAACCTTCCGCAAGCAGACAATGACTTGAGCACCATGTTGGCCAAACGGACGGTCACTGATCTTTCGATATCCCTAAGGCCTATCCTAGGCGACTGGTCCAAATTGATATTTGGTGTGGGTGTACTTGCCATGGCCATCAGTACCATGCTGGTGCACATGATGATCAATGGTTATGCAATTGCTGAAGCCTTAGGGCAACCGAAAAACGCGCAGTTTTTCATCATTGGTGCGTTTATCCCGGCCTTTACCGGGTTTCTTTCTCCTATTCTCTGGTCCGGAGCGATTAAAACTTCATTGGCCGTGCCCGCGTCAGTGATTGCCACGACCCTGTTGCCCATTGCCTACCTGGTATTCTTATTATTGATGAATTCCAAAAAGGCGCTTGACGATGAACTCCCGGCGAAAAGGCTGCTGCCCAATATCGCCATGATTCTGGCCTTTGTTATCGCCACATTTGCATCGTTTTGGGCCATCTGGGCAAAAGTCAATAGTGTAAATCCATTGGAAAGTAACCTGGGTTGGGTAGGAATGATCGGCTTACCTGCCTTGATGGTATTGGGCATCGTTAGTTTTTTCAAAAAGGAAAAGTCATGA
- a CDS encoding S8 family serine peptidase gives MNLKLTRVKLLFLLTFFASFSVLAQTAQQRQAIINQSNGPNLKAIQNRLTQTMELEKQIATNFALQNNLPLRYTLPDGSGEAELMKIGPNGKLFYYVTDNVDAAVSTRTNFLNSGGGLGLNLDGQGMTAYVWDGGAVRATHQEFDGAGGNNRASQIDGATSQSSHATHVTGTIIASGFQAAAKGMATYAQSSNSDWNSDLAEMTTAAANGMLLSNHSYGFGWRNQFGQVQLPAYYGGAYIAESRDVDEIMYNAPFYLMVSSAGNDGDDNTANSSPLEGNSSFDKLNAYKTSKNNLVVAAANDVSVNPDGTINGVSITNFSSEGPTDDYRIKPDITGNGAGVYSAVASSNSAYSSYNGTSMSAPNVTGSLLLLQQHYNNLNGAFMRSSTLKALALHTADDGGITGPDAIYGWGLLNAKAAAETINENGTDAIIDELTLSQGGSYSITVNATGGPLLASICWTDPAGTINTGTINLSTPVLVNDLDIRVTQGGSTYFPYALTGVNSNAQQDNIVDPYERVDIANASGSYTITVTHKGNLSSGSQAFSLVVTGISAGPSCTLAAPGNLSASNVQDNSFNLSWNSVSGAANYTVTVGGNSTTVSGTSTSVTGLTAGTTYSTSVVANCSGGGSGDAANLSVTTTGSQPISCSSTVSSFPYSEGFESGDGWTQASGDDGDWYRDANGTPSNNTGPGSATEGSWYLFLEASTNGSAGQIGNNATAILESPCFDLSGETAATFSFANHMYGNNVGSLAVEASTDGTTWSSIWSNSGNQGNQWNAIDVSLNTYVGGTVKLRFVGTTGNGWSSDIAIDDLSVTTGGGGSGGACDPISFAGASLVTHTGSDDGVYSFPDNNTVLLEDNTWRSLLMSYDITSSTVIDFEFRSTSQGEIHGVAFGSDANANSSLTFKVHGTQNWGITDYDNYSGSSWTNYSIPVGTFYTGLSDRLVFVNDNDAGSGNNSYFRNIVIHEGTCPNSNANLFTTTGEESLGTDDVDATALIVYPVPASTELNISTQLDGESAYTVISITGQKVMQGLIERTQSKLDISRLEPGTYLLRITDGDNNYVSRFMKQ, from the coding sequence ATGAATCTTAAACTTACGAGAGTTAAGCTACTTTTTCTGCTTACATTTTTTGCTTCGTTTAGTGTTCTTGCACAAACAGCACAACAACGTCAAGCGATTATCAATCAGTCCAACGGACCTAATCTAAAAGCTATTCAAAATCGCCTTACTCAGACCATGGAGCTTGAGAAGCAAATCGCGACAAATTTTGCTTTGCAAAATAATTTGCCGCTGCGTTATACCTTGCCCGACGGGAGTGGAGAAGCCGAATTGATGAAGATCGGTCCAAATGGAAAATTGTTCTACTATGTGACCGACAATGTGGATGCGGCGGTTTCAACAAGAACGAACTTTCTCAACAGTGGTGGAGGCCTTGGCTTAAACCTTGACGGCCAGGGAATGACTGCCTACGTGTGGGATGGTGGTGCTGTAAGAGCAACACACCAGGAGTTTGATGGTGCCGGTGGTAACAACCGGGCAAGTCAAATTGATGGGGCTACTTCACAAAGTAGTCATGCCACGCACGTAACAGGAACCATCATTGCCTCAGGTTTTCAGGCCGCTGCAAAAGGGATGGCCACCTATGCTCAATCAAGCAATAGCGATTGGAACAGTGACCTGGCGGAAATGACTACCGCTGCGGCCAATGGCATGTTGCTTTCTAATCATTCTTATGGCTTCGGATGGAGAAACCAGTTTGGTCAGGTGCAGCTACCTGCTTACTATGGTGGTGCCTACATCGCAGAGTCCAGAGATGTGGATGAGATCATGTACAATGCCCCATTCTATTTGATGGTTTCTTCTGCTGGTAACGATGGAGATGACAATACGGCAAACTCCAGTCCGCTGGAAGGAAATTCGTCTTTTGACAAGTTGAATGCCTATAAGACTTCCAAGAATAACCTGGTAGTTGCGGCAGCCAATGATGTTAGTGTCAATCCTGATGGTACCATCAATGGTGTGTCTATTACCAACTTCAGTAGTGAAGGCCCTACGGATGATTACCGAATCAAGCCTGATATCACAGGAAATGGAGCGGGTGTTTATTCTGCGGTAGCCAGCAGCAATAGTGCCTATTCTTCTTACAATGGTACTTCCATGTCTGCCCCTAACGTGACGGGTTCATTGCTTTTGCTTCAGCAGCATTACAACAACTTGAATGGTGCGTTCATGCGATCTTCTACGTTGAAAGCGTTGGCGCTACACACGGCTGATGATGGCGGAATTACTGGTCCTGATGCGATCTATGGCTGGGGACTTTTAAATGCCAAAGCAGCGGCAGAAACCATCAACGAAAATGGTACTGATGCCATCATTGATGAATTGACCTTGAGTCAGGGAGGAAGCTATTCTATTACGGTAAATGCCACTGGCGGACCACTTTTGGCTTCTATTTGCTGGACTGACCCTGCCGGAACCATCAATACTGGGACGATCAACCTTTCTACTCCTGTTTTGGTCAATGACCTGGACATTCGCGTTACGCAAGGGGGATCTACGTATTTCCCATATGCCCTAACAGGTGTGAATTCCAATGCACAACAGGATAACATCGTGGATCCATATGAGCGTGTGGATATCGCCAATGCTTCTGGTAGCTATACCATCACGGTGACTCATAAAGGCAATCTTTCAAGCGGTAGCCAGGCTTTCAGTTTGGTGGTAACAGGTATTTCTGCCGGTCCTTCATGTACGCTGGCCGCTCCTGGAAACCTTTCTGCCTCTAACGTTCAGGACAATTCGTTCAACCTTTCCTGGAACAGTGTTTCCGGTGCAGCTAACTATACGGTGACCGTAGGTGGTAACTCAACGACAGTTTCTGGTACTTCCACTTCTGTTACTGGATTAACTGCCGGTACTACTTATAGCACAAGTGTAGTAGCCAATTGTTCTGGAGGAGGAAGTGGCGATGCTGCTAACCTTTCCGTAACGACTACTGGTTCTCAGCCTATCTCATGTAGCAGTACGGTAAGCTCGTTCCCCTATTCAGAAGGGTTTGAGTCCGGCGACGGTTGGACCCAGGCGTCCGGCGATGATGGTGACTGGTACCGAGATGCCAATGGAACACCGTCCAACAACACAGGCCCTGGCTCCGCTACTGAAGGTTCATGGTATTTATTCCTGGAAGCGTCTACTAACGGTAGCGCCGGACAAATCGGAAATAATGCCACTGCAATTCTGGAAAGTCCCTGTTTTGATCTTTCAGGAGAAACCGCAGCTACCTTCTCTTTTGCAAATCACATGTATGGAAACAACGTAGGTTCATTGGCGGTAGAAGCCAGCACCGATGGAACAACATGGTCCAGCATTTGGAGTAACTCTGGAAATCAGGGTAATCAGTGGAATGCCATTGATGTATCACTGAATACCTACGTCGGTGGTACAGTGAAATTAAGATTTGTAGGAACAACCGGAAACGGCTGGTCCAGTGACATTGCCATTGATGACCTATCTGTAACGACAGGTGGTGGTGGTTCAGGTGGAGCCTGTGATCCAATTTCTTTTGCTGGCGCTTCGCTGGTGACTCACACAGGTTCAGATGATGGAGTTTACTCTTTCCCTGATAATAACACCGTATTGTTGGAGGACAATACCTGGAGGTCTCTACTTATGAGCTACGATATCACATCCAGTACAGTCATTGACTTTGAGTTCAGAAGTACAAGCCAGGGTGAGATCCACGGGGTTGCTTTCGGTTCTGATGCCAATGCCAATTCTTCTCTTACGTTCAAAGTACACGGTACTCAAAACTGGGGAATCACAGATTATGACAATTACTCTGGTTCAAGCTGGACAAATTACAGCATTCCTGTAGGTACGTTCTACACAGGGTTGTCTGACAGACTGGTGTTTGTTAATGACAATGATGCAGGAAGTGGCAACAATTCCTATTTCAGAAATATTGTTATCCACGAAGGAACTTGTCCGAATTCCAATGCTAACCTGTTCACCACTACCGGTGAAGAGTCGTTGGGTACCGATGATGTAGATGCAACCGCATTGATTGTCTATCCTGTGCCAGCAAGCACTGAGCTGAACATCAGCACGCAGCTGGATGGAGAGTCGGCGTACACGGTGATTTCAATCACTGGTCAAAAAGTAATGCAAGGCCTCATTGAGAGAACGCAAAGCAAGCTTGACATCAGCAGACTAGAGCCAGGAACTTATTTGCTCAGAATCACAGATGGAGACAATAACTACGTTTCCAGATTTATGAAGCAATAA
- a CDS encoding dihydrofolate reductase family protein: protein MPKIVYYVATSLDGYIAGPNEDISLFVYQGNGVEQYQKDLLDFSTVIMGRRTYEFGYQYGLKPGQPAYPHMEHHIFSDSLEFTEEVHPQVHLQTKSLDRVQEVRDQSPTDVYLCGGGVFAGWLLENDLIDQLKVKLNPIILGGGTRLFGNAKTKMKWELVDHSSFEEGLQILTYEKSQ, encoded by the coding sequence ATGCCGAAAATCGTTTATTACGTAGCCACCTCACTCGACGGCTACATTGCCGGTCCCAACGAGGACATCAGCCTGTTCGTTTATCAGGGAAATGGTGTTGAACAATACCAAAAAGACTTACTGGACTTCTCCACCGTTATCATGGGTCGAAGGACGTACGAATTTGGTTATCAATACGGGTTGAAACCCGGACAACCTGCTTATCCACACATGGAACATCATATTTTCTCTGATTCTTTGGAGTTCACAGAGGAAGTACACCCGCAAGTGCATCTGCAAACGAAATCTCTTGATAGAGTCCAAGAGGTCAGAGACCAGTCGCCGACAGATGTTTACTTATGTGGTGGTGGCGTGTTTGCCGGATGGTTATTGGAAAATGACCTGATTGATCAACTCAAGGTCAAATTGAATCCGATCATTTTAGGAGGCGGAACCCGATTATTTGGAAACGCTAAAACCAAAATGAAATGGGAATTGGTTGATCATTCCAGCTTTGAGGAAGGATTGCAGATCTTGACTTATGAAAAAAGTCAATAA